The following coding sequences lie in one Candidatus Zixiibacteriota bacterium genomic window:
- the secG gene encoding preprotein translocase subunit SecG, whose product MFTAMVIFHTLVCILLIIVVLMQSSKGEGLAGAFGGGGSGLTGAVFGGRGAASFLSKSTTVLAIVFMINCGALAYMSSNRTGAQATAAESAVTREAAKELERQAQQQQIPVDQVQPGETQQQPSGEPTGTPATPPEGGGK is encoded by the coding sequence TTGTTTACGGCAATGGTGATATTTCATACCCTGGTCTGCATACTCCTGATAATCGTGGTCTTGATGCAGTCATCGAAAGGGGAGGGTCTGGCGGGCGCCTTTGGCGGCGGCGGTTCCGGTTTGACCGGCGCGGTTTTTGGTGGTCGCGGCGCCGCCTCGTTTCTCTCCAAATCGACCACGGTGCTGGCAATAGTTTTCATGATTAACTGCGGCGCCTTGGCATATATGTCCAGCAATCGCACCGGCGCTCAGGCAACGGCCGCCGAGTCCGCGGTCACCAGAGAAGCGGCAAAGGAACTGGAACGTCAGGCGCAGCAGCAGCAGATTCCGGTCGACCAGGTGCAGCCGGGAGAAACTCAACAGCAGCCCTCCGGGGAGCCAACCGGAACACCGGCAACCCCTCCCGAAGGCGGCGGAAAATAG
- a CDS encoding tyrosine-type recombinase/integrase, which translates to MPYYPVKDPKTGKIIAWDAVQYRAGKRYRKRCSTKGEAIDFMASVMRLDFGDSEDDNPLFVELLPRYISYCQTNKSVQTVRADNARLAAILDWTKTAQVHFLSDFTPAAMERFKGWYLSHAPLDPKKNSPYGKTRGNPKSTLNKYLSLIKAFLNWAVVHGYLKENPLKGFALIKDVRRRFPRYFTKEELEVIFKAARSPYREYFQWLAYTGMRSGELDHLEFDDISLSQGIIKIQSKPGFHPKTYEIRSIPLHPVLAKYLRDNKPVPGQRYIFGNAQGGHAFKAGTALKHLVNILRLNEFPDGNLYSFRHTFASHLVMAGVDIATLKELMGHSTITTTEQYLHVAPERKKAAVERLEF; encoded by the coding sequence ATGCCTTACTATCCCGTCAAAGACCCCAAGACCGGCAAGATAATCGCCTGGGACGCCGTCCAGTACCGTGCCGGAAAGAGATATCGGAAAAGATGCTCCACTAAAGGCGAGGCGATCGACTTCATGGCTTCGGTCATGCGGCTCGACTTCGGCGATTCCGAAGATGACAATCCTCTTTTTGTGGAGCTACTCCCCCGGTACATCAGCTATTGCCAGACCAACAAAAGCGTGCAGACGGTCCGCGCCGATAATGCTCGATTAGCCGCCATTCTCGACTGGACGAAAACCGCCCAGGTTCATTTTCTCTCTGATTTCACACCGGCCGCCATGGAGCGGTTCAAGGGATGGTATCTCTCGCATGCCCCGCTTGATCCGAAGAAAAATTCCCCTTACGGTAAGACCAGGGGGAACCCCAAATCGACTTTGAATAAATACCTCTCCCTTATCAAGGCCTTCCTCAACTGGGCGGTGGTTCATGGATATCTAAAAGAGAATCCTCTCAAGGGATTTGCTTTGATAAAGGATGTCCGGCGGCGCTTCCCCCGGTATTTCACGAAAGAGGAATTGGAAGTCATTTTCAAGGCGGCACGGTCACCGTACCGGGAGTATTTTCAATGGCTGGCCTATACCGGAATGCGTTCGGGCGAGCTGGACCATCTCGAGTTCGATGATATCAGTTTGTCCCAGGGGATAATCAAGATTCAAAGTAAGCCGGGGTTTCATCCGAAGACCTACGAAATTCGCTCTATCCCACTTCATCCGGTTTTAGCCAAGTATCTCCGGGATAATAAGCCGGTCCCGGGACAGAGATATATTTTTGGGAATGCTCAGGGCGGCCATGCCTTCAAGGCAGGGACGGCGCTCAAGCATCTGGTCAATATTCTGCGGCTGAATGAGTTCCCGGATGGCAACCTGTATAGTTTCCGGCATACCTTTGCCTCTCACCTGGTCATGGCCGGGGTAGATATAGCGACCCTGAAGGAACTGATGGGGCATTCGACTATCACTACGACCGAGCAATATCTACACGTTGCTCCGGAGCGGAAGAAAGCGGCCGTGGAGCGGCTGGAATTTTGA
- a CDS encoding thermonuclease family protein — protein sequence MIDGDTFALENGQKVRLIGVDCPESLDPNKPMEYFAEESMQFLRGLIEGRVVELEYGPERTDKYGRLLCYVWLDDTLLVNKHIIQSGHGMAYLRFPHKLEAEFLEAELAARRAPVGMWASPRSQPNGKEMWDEYQTLLNNQGQTTGEKRPWLRDKPAVEKQETSEFGDVDRYIKKTGQSGDETVYITRTGAKYHRGSCSSLRKSKIPISKKDAIARGYGPCARCRP from the coding sequence GTGATAGATGGCGATACCTTCGCCCTCGAAAATGGCCAGAAGGTCCGCCTGATTGGCGTTGACTGTCCAGAGTCTCTTGACCCGAATAAGCCGATGGAATACTTCGCCGAAGAATCAATGCAATTTCTGAGAGGCCTGATTGAGGGGCGCGTGGTCGAACTCGAGTATGGTCCCGAGAGAACCGACAAATACGGAAGATTGCTTTGCTATGTTTGGCTTGATGATACCCTCTTAGTGAATAAGCACATAATTCAGTCTGGGCATGGAATGGCTTATCTTAGATTCCCGCACAAATTGGAGGCGGAATTTCTCGAGGCGGAGTTGGCGGCGCGCAGGGCTCCGGTCGGCATGTGGGCTTCACCCCGTTCTCAGCCGAATGGAAAAGAAATGTGGGACGAATACCAAACGTTATTGAATAATCAGGGACAGACGACAGGAGAAAAGCGGCCATGGCTCAGGGATAAGCCGGCCGTTGAAAAGCAAGAGACATCCGAGTTTGGAGACGTAGACAGATATATCAAAAAAACGGGTCAAAGCGGGGATGAAACTGTATATATCACCAGAACCGGAGCCAAATATCATCGCGGTAGTTGCTCCAGCCTGAGGAAGAGCAAAATCCCCATATCAAAAAAAGATGCAATAGCCCGCGGCTATGGGCCTTGTGCGAGATGTCGCCCATAA
- a CDS encoding helix-turn-helix transcriptional regulator: MLSENLKRLMNLRGVNQVELAKRAGMSQPAISMILAGKRQPLATQIEKLATALHVTTDELLKGEPPAIPKKVDQLPSDLKELLDLYMALPEGDWRKKAIHEILGIKKQPKKE, translated from the coding sequence GTGTTGTCGGAAAACCTTAAAAGATTGATGAATCTTAGAGGTGTGAATCAGGTTGAGTTAGCCAAAAGGGCCGGCATGAGCCAGCCAGCCATCAGCATGATTCTGGCCGGTAAGCGGCAACCTCTCGCGACTCAGATTGAGAAGCTTGCTACCGCTTTGCATGTCACCACCGACGAGCTCCTCAAGGGAGAGCCGCCAGCAATTCCGAAGAAGGTCGACCAGCTCCCCTCCGACCTCAAGGAACTCCTCGACCTGTATATGGCTCTGCCGGAAGGCGACTGGAGAAAAAAAGCGATTCATGAGATATTGGGTATCAAGAAACAGCCGAAGAAAGAGTGA